The Theropithecus gelada isolate Dixy chromosome 11, Tgel_1.0, whole genome shotgun sequence genome includes a region encoding these proteins:
- the LOC112634818 gene encoding taste receptor type 2 member 50, with protein MIPFLHIFFSVLILVLFVLGNFTNGFIALVNFIDWVKRKKISLADQILTALAVSRVGLLWALLLNWYLTELDPAFYSVELRITFCNAWVVTNHFSMWLAASLSIFYLLKIANFSNLIFLHLKRRVRSIILVILLGALLFLVCHLLVVNMDEIMWTEEYEGNMTGKMKLRNAAHLSYMTVTTLWSFIPFTLSLISFLMLIFSLCKHLKKMQLHGEGSQDPSTTVHIKALQTLISFLLLYAIFFLFLIISVWSPRRLQNEPVFMVCKAVGNIYLSFDSFVLIWRTKKLKHIFLLILCQIRC; from the coding sequence ATGATACCttttctacacatttttttttcagttctaataTTGGTTTTATTTGTTCTTGGAAATTTTACCAATGGCTTCATAGCACTGGTCAATTTCATTGACtgggtgaaaagaaaaaagatctccTTGGCTGACCAAATTCTCACTGCTCTGGCAGTCTCCAGAGTTGGTTTGCTCTGGGCGTTATTATTAAATTGGTATTTAACTGAGTTGGATCCAGCTTTTTATAGTGTAGAGTTAAGAATTACTTTTTGTAATGCCTGGGTTGTAACCAACCATTTCAGCATGTGGCTTGCTGCTAGCCTCAGCATATTTTATTTGCTCAAGATTGCCAATTTCTCcaaccttatttttcttcatttaaagagGAGAGTTAGGAGTATCATTCTGGTAATATTGTTGGgggctttgttatttttggtttgtCATCTTCTTGTGGTAAACATGGATGAGATTATGTGGACAGAAGAATATGAAGGAAACATGACCGGGAAGATGAAATTGAGGAACGCAGCACACCTTTCATATATGACTGTAACTACCCTGTGGAGCTTCATACCCTTTACGCTGTCCCTGATATCTTTTCTGATGCTAATCTTTTCTCTGTGTAAACATCTCAAGAAGATGCAGCTCCATGGTGAAGGATCTCAAGATCCCAGCACCACGGTCCACATAAAAGCTTTGCAAACTCTGATCTCCTTTCTCTTGTTATAtgccattttctttctattcctaatCATTTCGGTTTGGAGTCCTAGGAGGCTGCAGAATGAACCAGTTTTCATGGTTTGCAAGGCTGTTGGAAATATATATCTTTCTTTCGACTCATTCGTCCTAATTTGGAGAACCAAGAAGCTAAAAcacatctttcttttgattttgtgtCAGATTAGGTGCTGA